TCAAGATGATTTAGTTTTGCTTGATAAATTAGGCGTTGATGGTGCAATCGTAGGAAAGGCAATTTATGAAAATAGAATTACTATTTGATTTTATAATTCATTAATAATTTATCATTCACAATTAATAATTCAAAAACTTTGTTATCCAAAAGAATAATTCCCTGTTTAGATATAAAAGATGGTCAGACCGTAAAAGGAGTTCAGTTTGAAGAACTTCGTTTTGCTGGCGACCCTGTTGAGTTAGGCGAAAAATACGCAAAAGAAGGAGCTGACGAACTTGTTTTTTTAGATATTACAGCCACGCATGAAAAGAGAAAAACACTTAAAGAACTAGCTCTCCGAATTGCCAAAAACTTAAATATTCCGTTTACAGTTGGTGGTGGTGTGAGTAGCGTTGAAGATGTTTCTGTTTTGCTAGAAGCTGGTGCAGATAAAGTTACCATAAATTCGGCTGCCGTTCTGAATCCAAACCTCATTGAAGAAACTTCCAAACGTTTTGGTAATCAATGTATTGTCATTGCGATTGATGCTAAAATGAATGTGTCAGGAATAAACAAAGGAAAATGGGAAGTACACACAGGAGGAGGACGAAAAAATTTAGGAATTGACCTTTATGAATGGGCAAAAGAAGCACAAGAACGAGGAGCAGGAGAAATTTTGTTTACCTCAATGAGTCACGACGGAACAAAAAATGGTTTTGCTTGTGATGTCTATTCAAAACTAAGTCAGATTTGTAGCATTCCGATTATTGCAAGTGGAGGAGCAGGAACTACACAGCATTTTGTAGATGTTTTTAATGAAGGAAGAGCGGATGCTGCCCTTGCTGCCAGTATTTTTCACTTTGGAGAAATTCCTGTTCCTGTTTTGAAAAAAGAACTTTTTGAGAAGGGAATTCATGTTAGGATTTAAGAGAAGATTGGAAATTAGGAATTAGGAAAAAGGCTACTTTTATTAAACTTGTTTTAATAAAAGTAGTTATAAATTGAAATTTCATACAATAAAAATGCTATTGTAGTTACTTCTACCTTCCTAATTCTAAATTGGTTTCTATGATTGTCAATACTTCTACTCAAGGTTGGGAAATAATTTTTCAACGAGCGCACGGACTTTTGGCTTCCAAAATTGGTTTTTATTGGCAAAAAAGAGAACGTCCAGAAAGATGGTTAGAAACGCTTACAGCCATTGCCGAACACGACGACGAGCAAATCGGTTGGAAAGGAATGTATCATATCACAGAAGCTGGTGCACCTCAAGATTTTTCTTTATCCAAATTTTCATTAGAACAAGCACAGAGGATTGCAGCCGTTTCTCGTTACAAATCTCAATGGATTGCCTTGATGATTTCGATGCATTTGTCTTATTTATACGAATCTTTAAGAGAAGAAAAAGCTGCAAAAGAAGAAGGACTGACTTTGAAAGAACATAAAAAAACGATTGAATTTTTGAATTTACAGAAAGAAAATCAGAAATTATTTCGAAAAAATTTGAAAGTAAATCAACAAGAAGCTCAAAAAGCCTATAATCTTATTCATTTTTGTGATAGATGTTCGCTTATTTTATGTAGACAGAATATTCCCGAAGACGGACGTAAAGTAGAAGTTTTTGTTTTGCCAAACGGAGAAAAAAGCTATTTACATCAACGAGAAGACAAAACAATTTGTATTACACCGTGGGTTTTTGAAGAATCCGAATTTGAGGTAAAGGTAGAAGTGCATTGTCTTTCTCAATTAAAATTTGAAAATGATAAAGAATTAGCCAATGCGCTTCCGTCTGCTACAATTATAGAAAAAAAATGGTTTTTTAGGAAGTAAAATTAGACCCTAAGGCTAGGCTGTTTAGAATTTCAAAAATTCTTCCTAGAAAAGATGATTATTTTAAATCATTTTATTTTTGTAGAAATTTAGCTGCGTAGCTGCGAAACATTGGTAGAATCGAAAAATATTAAGTTCAAAAAGCTGCGTAGCTGCGTAATATTGTTGTTTGGTATTTGAAAGTTATTAAATTTCAACATTTCGCAGCTACGCAGTTCTAAATACGGAAATTAATTTGATTCTCTACATCCGAAGGTCAGCGAGTCAGCGAAGCTAAACATTACGCAGCTATGCAGCTAAAATACGCTACATTTTTAAAAATCATAATTACAAAACTGCACGAAAAAATAACCAAATTATAAACACCCTACCCTAAGGGTCTGTATTTTATTTCATATCCTTTACTTTCTGCAAAACCTCTCTAGGTTCTGCACGTTTTTTATAATCTGCATCTAAGAAAGCATATACAATTTCATTTTCAGAATTTATAATATAGGTCGCAGCCAAAGGCAATGTATAAGAAGCGTCTCCATTATACTTTTCTAAACCCATATTTTTATAGGCTTCTCTGATAGATTCGTCCAATGGAAAAACAATTCCATAGTCTTTTGCTACTTTATTTCCTACATCACTCAAAACTTCAAATTCTAATGCGTTTTTTTCTTTTGTAGAAAGTGTACTATCTGGAAGTTCGGGCGTAATGGCAATTAACTCAATATTTTCAGCTTTTATTTCTGGTAAAATATCTTGCCAAGCAGCCAAAGTAAGATTACAATATGGACACCAGCCTCCTCTATACCACGTAATGATAGTATAACCATTTTTTGTTTTGTCGGCTAAAGTTATTTTTTTTCCTGTTGCATTTGGAAGTGTAAAATTAGGAGCTTTATCACCTTCTTTTTTAGAGTTGCCTATAATTCCACTTGCAGCTACTTTTTCGATGGCAGCTTCATACGTTTTTACTTTTTCTGGGTCTGCACGCTCTTTGAAAGCAGTTGCTTTATTTTCTAGTTGTTCGGTTAGTGATTGTATTTCTGTTTGGTTAGTTTCATCTACAAGCACTTCTGTTTTTGGTGTTGTTACTTCTACTTGTTCTTCGCTTTGTGCTTTTTTGTTATTGGAACATGAAAAAAAGCCAAAAGTCAGCAATAAAGAAAGAATAAATAAAATTTTTGATAACTTGAATGTTTTGTTAGTCATTTTGAAATGAATTTTCTAAAAAAATATAATTGATTGGTGTATTTCTTTCCCTCTATTTTTCTTGTAAAGATATATAAATCAGAACGTTTGTTCCAATTAGCTATGAAAAATTTGTAATTAAATAACAAATCCTTTTATTGTGAGTGAATAAAAGGATTTGATAACTAGTTTTTTAATTGCGTATTTGATAAAATATTTTTAATTTGAATAAAGTGTCTAATTTCATGGTTTATCACAAAACGAAATGTATCACCCAAATTAAATTTCAGAAGAGGAAGCGTAAGAGAAACCTTTGTTTTGTTCCAATCTACCTGTTGAGCCTTTTCTAAAAGTCGCATAAATTCATTTTGGTCATCGATAAAAGTGTCCAAAACTCGTCTATCTACGCCACTATGAATTGGGTTTTTGTCTTTGAAAGTCTTCATTTTGTTTCCAATTCGCAAAGAATGATTTGCTGTCGGACTTTTATTCTCACTTATCGAAACGATTCCTTTCTGAACAGGAAGCATAGAATTAGCTGAATAATTTCCTAAAAATCCACTTTTGAAAATGTAATCTTGATTTGATGTGAGTTTGTTTTTGTCTATTTTTTCATCAATTCGCTTTTCGATCTCTTCCAAATAAAAAATACTATATCGATTTAGATGTTCGATACATTCTAAGACAGTCCAACTTTCTGTATTCGGACGAAAATTTAATTCATCATTTGATAACTGTTGAAGCTGAACTGTTTTTTGAAGAATTGTTTTGATTTCTTCAATTAGACTCTGATTAAGTTTTGAGGTTTGTATTTTCATAGAGAAAGAATTTTAATAGTTTGATTATTTACTACAAAAATACAAGCCTTTATACTTTAAAACATTGATTGAAATCAAGAATTTGAAATAATCATAATTTTATACTACTTGATACTTATTCTTCTATCTATTAATTCTTTGTCTAAATAAAGCAAGTGTAGTCAAATCTTTGCCAATTCCGATGCGTGGAATAGAGTAATTTGCTGGTGCATTTTTATAACCAAAAAAGTTGACTGCAAACGCTATTTTGAAATAAGTAGGAGCTTGTCTGGTTACTTCTTCACTATATGACCCAAATGGATAAGCTAAATACTCACAAGTTTTATTTAACTGGCTTTCAATAGTAGCTTTTGAGTTAGCTAACTCACTTTGTACTTGTGTAGGAGTCATATTTTCTAAATACCCATGATTTACAGTATGCGATTCTACTTCAAAAAGTGAATTTGCTTCAATACTACGCAACTGATTCCAACTCATTTTTGAGTGTGAACCTCCTGTAGTTCCTACAAAACCTGTATGAACAAAAAAAGCAGCTTTAAAATTATGTTGCTCTAAAATAGGTAGCGCATTGGTGTAGTTTCCAATGTATCCATCATCAAAAGTAAGCAAAACACTTTTTTGAGGAACAACAGCATGATTTGTAACAACTTCATAAAATTCATCTAAAGAAAGCGTACGATAGCCTTGAGACTTGAAGAAATTCATTTGTTCGATAAAATTAGGTGTACTTACATCACTACCATATATAGGATTTGTCAAAACCTCGTGATACATCACTACCAAAGGCATTCTATCATACGTTATCAAATAGGGATTTTTGTAGTCTGTAGCTCTATTTTGTTTCACCAAAGCACGATAAAGAATTACAGAAACTTCTCCACGAGTAGTATTTTCATTTGCTCTGAAATTACGTTTGTTTGGATAGTTAGCGACCAAATTATTGATTGTGGCATTAGCTATGGAAGGTTTCGCCCATGTTGCTAGTTGAGAAGCATCATCGTAATAAGAAGATAAACGAGCTACATCTCCACCTGTCAGATTAAGTCCATTCGAAATTGCTACTAAAGATTGTGTACGAGTAAGATTTGCAGAAGGCATAAATGTTCCATCAGGATAACCAGATAAAAACCCACCACGAT
This is a stretch of genomic DNA from Bernardetia sp. MNP-M8. It encodes these proteins:
- the hisF gene encoding imidazole glycerol phosphate synthase subunit HisF → MLSKRIIPCLDIKDGQTVKGVQFEELRFAGDPVELGEKYAKEGADELVFLDITATHEKRKTLKELALRIAKNLNIPFTVGGGVSSVEDVSVLLEAGADKVTINSAAVLNPNLIEETSKRFGNQCIVIAIDAKMNVSGINKGKWEVHTGGGRKNLGIDLYEWAKEAQERGAGEILFTSMSHDGTKNGFACDVYSKLSQICSIPIIASGGAGTTQHFVDVFNEGRADAALAASIFHFGEIPVPVLKKELFEKGIHVRI
- a CDS encoding DUF3891 family protein, coding for MIVNTSTQGWEIIFQRAHGLLASKIGFYWQKRERPERWLETLTAIAEHDDEQIGWKGMYHITEAGAPQDFSLSKFSLEQAQRIAAVSRYKSQWIALMISMHLSYLYESLREEKAAKEEGLTLKEHKKTIEFLNLQKENQKLFRKNLKVNQQEAQKAYNLIHFCDRCSLILCRQNIPEDGRKVEVFVLPNGEKSYLHQREDKTICITPWVFEESEFEVKVEVHCLSQLKFENDKELANALPSATIIEKKWFFRK
- a CDS encoding peroxiredoxin-like family protein, which gives rise to MTNKTFKLSKILFILSLLLTFGFFSCSNNKKAQSEEQVEVTTPKTEVLVDETNQTEIQSLTEQLENKATAFKERADPEKVKTYEAAIEKVAASGIIGNSKKEGDKAPNFTLPNATGKKITLADKTKNGYTIITWYRGGWCPYCNLTLAAWQDILPEIKAENIELIAITPELPDSTLSTKEKNALEFEVLSDVGNKVAKDYGIVFPLDESIREAYKNMGLEKYNGDASYTLPLAATYIINSENEIVYAFLDADYKKRAEPREVLQKVKDMK
- a CDS encoding DinB family protein, producing MKIQTSKLNQSLIEEIKTILQKTVQLQQLSNDELNFRPNTESWTVLECIEHLNRYSIFYLEEIEKRIDEKIDKNKLTSNQDYIFKSGFLGNYSANSMLPVQKGIVSISENKSPTANHSLRIGNKMKTFKDKNPIHSGVDRRVLDTFIDDQNEFMRLLEKAQQVDWNKTKVSLTLPLLKFNLGDTFRFVINHEIRHFIQIKNILSNTQLKN
- a CDS encoding S-layer homology domain-containing protein; amino-acid sequence: MFFIFSLSACVDEGQIINQEIMENASHHDCTETSAKSYQKTSSSKNLNSPQQLFSVSDINGHWAKFEIEYLISNNYASGYPDGTFKPNNFLTRAEFAAFISSVLNPTPIRTAIEFPDVPTTHWAYNAIQKAYRGGFLSGYPDGTFMPSANLTRTQSLVAISNGLNLTGGDVARLSSYYDDASQLATWAKPSIANATINNLVANYPNKRNFRANENTTRGEVSVILYRALVKQNRATDYKNPYLITYDRMPLVVMYHEVLTNPIYGSDVSTPNFIEQMNFFKSQGYRTLSLDEFYEVVTNHAVVPQKSVLLTFDDGYIGNYTNALPILEQHNFKAAFFVHTGFVGTTGGSHSKMSWNQLRSIEANSLFEVESHTVNHGYLENMTPTQVQSELANSKATIESQLNKTCEYLAYPFGSYSEEVTRQAPTYFKIAFAVNFFGYKNAPANYSIPRIGIGKDLTTLALFRQRINR